A genomic stretch from Bordetella sp. N includes:
- a CDS encoding alanine--glyoxylate aminotransferase family protein: MSRPSMDLSDARLETLVRDCETGLAALLGTANADILMYAANGHGAWEAAIVNLLAPGSEVLVAGSGFFAEAWALHVEALGGTARRTPVRPGRALDPQAIEDALRADHQRRIVAVFAVHTDTASGATSDIAAVRQAIDTSGHPALLVADVIASLGATPFRMDDWGVNVAIGGSQKALMLPPGLSFTAVDERAMAIARANPVPRSYWDWDKRKSPLLYRKFCGTPPQGLLHGLGAALALIRAEGLPQVLARHRQVALMVHAAVECWAQAGQMSLHVTEPAERSSSVTTIAVAEGVPVEAMRAHARERHYTAVAGGLGPYAGRMFRIGHLGAVHPGMILGALGAVEAALRDTGIDIGDGALAAAVRVPTFQEKGPAR, translated from the coding sequence ATGTCCCGCCCCAGCATGGACCTGTCCGACGCTCGCCTGGAAACCCTGGTCCGCGATTGCGAAACCGGGCTGGCCGCGCTGCTGGGCACGGCCAACGCCGATATCCTGATGTACGCCGCCAACGGCCACGGCGCCTGGGAAGCCGCCATCGTCAACCTGCTCGCACCAGGCAGCGAGGTGTTGGTGGCCGGCAGCGGCTTCTTCGCCGAAGCCTGGGCGCTGCACGTGGAAGCCCTGGGCGGCACGGCACGCCGTACGCCAGTGCGCCCCGGCCGCGCCCTGGATCCGCAAGCCATCGAGGATGCACTCCGCGCCGACCACCAGCGCCGCATCGTCGCGGTCTTCGCCGTGCACACCGACACCGCCAGCGGCGCCACCAGCGACATCGCCGCGGTGCGCCAGGCCATCGACACCAGCGGCCATCCCGCCTTGCTGGTCGCCGACGTCATCGCGTCCTTGGGCGCCACGCCTTTCCGCATGGACGATTGGGGCGTCAACGTGGCCATCGGCGGTTCGCAGAAGGCCCTGATGCTGCCGCCGGGGCTGTCGTTCACCGCGGTCGACGAACGCGCCATGGCGATCGCGCGCGCCAACCCGGTGCCGCGCTCCTACTGGGACTGGGACAAACGCAAGAGCCCGTTGCTGTATCGCAAGTTCTGCGGCACGCCCCCGCAAGGCTTGCTGCATGGCTTGGGCGCCGCGCTGGCCTTGATTCGGGCGGAAGGCCTGCCACAAGTGCTGGCCCGCCATCGTCAGGTGGCGTTGATGGTGCACGCCGCGGTGGAGTGCTGGGCGCAAGCCGGGCAGATGTCCTTGCACGTCACCGAGCCCGCGGAACGTTCATCGTCAGTGACCACCATCGCGGTGGCGGAAGGCGTGCCGGTCGAAGCGATGCGTGCTCACGCCCGCGAACGTCATTACACCGCGGTGGCGGGCGGACTGGGGCCCTATGCCGGCCGCATGTTCCGCATCGGCCATCTGGGCGCCGTGCATCCAGGGATGATCCTTGGCGCGCTCGGCGCGGTGGAAGCGGCCCTGCGCGACACCGGCATCGACATCGGCGACGGCGCCCTGGCCGCCGCCGTGCGCGTGCCCACATTCCAAGAAAAAGGACCCGCACGATGA